From a region of the Syngnathus scovelli strain Florida chromosome 19, RoL_Ssco_1.2, whole genome shotgun sequence genome:
- the anxa14 gene encoding annexin A2 isoform X1, with product MDREYYKSHKMSWGTLGTVRPFSGFQPQRDVIQIQKAMEKKDAAPLVRILTNRNNAQRQHIAKIYKDTTQQNLLTGMKKVLSGDLEALMLELMMPPLQHEAYRLQQAMAGLGTDEETLLEILCTRSSKELRDISAAYKEMYKKDLEKEAKGETSGDFAKLIVALINKEDATGFVQKDIESLLASLNEKKADAAPWIDILTSRDLTHLNKVLMGLELESGHMVIPVLEKKFSGDIRLGLTVLVECIQNPDMYLAKRLTGMKAPVVQGIMVSHSEEDLLSIRVAFLKMTGTSLYTTLQKHFKGYHLEALLAICRSED from the exons ATGGATCGAGAGTACTACAAGTctcat AAAATGTCCTGGGGTACCCTTGGAACTGTGCGACCTTTCTCCGGTTTCCAACCACAAAGAGATGTCATTCAAATCCAAAAAGCAATGGAGAAGAAAG ATGCTGCCCCTCTTGTCCGAATCCTAACAAATCGCAATAATGCTCAAAGGCAGCATATTGCCAAAATATACAAAGACACAACACAACAG AACTTGTTAACTGGCATGAAAAAAGTTCTGTCTGGAGATCTGGAAGCTCTCATGTTGGAATTGATGATGCCTCCCCTGCAGCATGAGGCTTATCGCCTACAACAGGCCATGGCG GGTTTAGGCACAGACGAGGAAACACTTCTGGAAATTCTGTGTACAAGATCAAGCAAAGAGCTTCGGGACATCAGTGCTGCGTATAAAGAAA tgtATAAAAAGGACCTGGAGAAGGAAGCAAAAGGAGAAACCAGTGGAGACTTTGCTAAGCTCATAGTAGCTCTGATCAAT AAAGAAGATGCCACAGGTtttgttcaaaaagacattgag TCTCTTTTGGCATCACTGAACGAGAAAAAAGCTGATGCGGCTCCTTGGATTGATATTCTCACATCGAGAGATTTAACTCATCTTAACAAAG TTCTGATGGGACTGGAACTGGAAAGTGGACACATGGTGATTCCAGTTCTGGAGAAAAAATTCTCCGGGGATATTCGTCTGGGTTTGACTGTTCTAG TGGAGTGCATTCAAAACCCTGACATGTACCTTGCCAAAAGATTAACCGGCATGAAG GCACCAGTAGTGCAAGGCATAATGGTGTCCCACAGTGAGGAAGATCTACTAAGTATCAGAGTGGCGTTTCTTAAAATGACGGGAACTTCTCTCTACACGACCCTGCAG AAACATTTCAAAGGATATCATTTAGAAGCTCTGTTGGCCATCTGTCGATCTGAAGATTAA
- the crybg2 gene encoding beta/gamma crystallin domain-containing protein 1 → MAKKTLSKKSFKNFFSRSEPHLEESSVDNAVNKTDEKKKFKLPKLKLKSKGSTSSQKQQISSPTEPLTGPVNGSSWGGNVLDKTSSSIYATGPRSKAQELSYSETDLHKPNKFSTFSFGLLKKRKKKKEGNVSQSTSGLNSPDIDEHAERNADLRQMVDSQGKRKAMLSLSQPALDTKDSFDIPSPPSIHSKLIKSYYALSHKTPQTTKAGLEEHLTNVSPLSLHDKAKIIPVQTEEKENIPVDDNRFESNHTSDSQPSKSSSYQPPDDVIAGNLAEEPTQSNADIDISIEQPSIREMIDGEANTTEPVPSSESAPVQQAVLFPHIEQTLPDTSTKTISPPADQDVVYSALYESLFPRSFTSEILSSLPTSPVDISHESKSEPLSYFQKETNIYETPSQQTFYSFDTPQDLINPESPRSYLPSTTYYSEQLDSIKLNSRYEERLDFNSAPPVFQYVTSQETDTQVTDSKRRAILVKELITDETSTDSGFSSSKLNEVIDFKIKMDADNDLVSSPPPGQIETYSMPCSPVYLSVGSDDGSTMDLYFSAEEDNMESLDEPTLIMEQIEEEESFLGPSEISDFEKAPTEFPQVEDGNIVEFVTQVLPQIEEEELPAAPVLQVKTPMVCEVAAPYSSREGEGGDEPWINVTRTVDRLHEENQPINVQSPQLLPNITRQEDFYEFKDTAVQLIPTSDIIQDKSQENTFTENSCIVSSTLSAELQSDATPVEHKRVTQESEWVDTISESAGNGVQRNQVAVELSDLQVDTQHLQRGTTEEPFGTREHLIEADLKQRSPTPSSEGFYADTPKTLADQEPDVEMNSGYSSLSSNFSTKKSPPDKLDESRYQFRQVSMLHDNEPKQEVLDYGRMESNGTSLSAEHGWKTTFEGVSRFTSKEEPLFSSSPSYRLSDTSSSSTYSSAVFPEATSYSYTSQSELGRQPAFSTDDTDASCFTGVFTATLVELDDRAGSSSTPPASPDASQFEMDNLVDTLKNMGPSLRQRSASLRGPTAGPISALPPIVEDAPSPVTSDISSPTKRSPSSASEALNGIYKIPADLGLKRSASRDTRSPLELMKKEPPATRDMPVRASATKSILMRQSSDTSDEYKSLNGNSSQQSSSNSRLDNSYIFGSYKPTSVDQTQENTKFHRSMLRTGSLPDMGPSNLLKERSEINTSTDSSSRFERLSLLTSSPPSSFSSVSDDARKSLPSHQSISSLTSSSSTARLLSPTGSLENHRLFPTTESSSYSKFGQTVGQGIGSSALNTPSLQRSFSHDSMSVGSQQNPLINNNLLRGAQVPKVEPERNVKYRAFPDAYLTKEKEHGKLNPRPGKMYIFDRPGMCGQRIELISDVVDATSWELQETISIRVVRGGWVLYEKRNFKGEKIALDEGDIEITCPFPQSEEEGEQEPNSQKVTEEKKKEEEQNGEPSEGETKAKRFIIGSIRRVVRDYSVPEISLFPEENAEGKKVIFRDTSEDARIFGFPIRANSIIINAGLWLVFSKPFFEGSPRVLEVGGYSNPASWAVEQPYVGSLHPLKIGEPRVENIGEPKLEVFERSYFTGKSRMLTGNTRDFMTRVDRQQGAFMYSVGSLKVHGGMWVGYEKEGYRGNQYLLEEGEYHDWRVWGATNSELRSVRLLQADLSDPLMVLFEQPEEEEGVVAQEENTFEVTEAIPDVELFGYKINTRSLQVFSGLWVAYSHVDFSGNQYILEKGFYSNCADWGSRDTRICSVQPIRLAPSDGNRTRNEILLYSEPEYRGKCLIFNYKQEAATEEFQIKSCRVVGGSWVLYENKDFSGIMYVLSEGGYSTLISMGCTPSTFIRSVKAVPMNFSVPSISLFGLEGLEGREIATDSELVNMVAEGFNDHVLSVRVNSGCWVLCEFSNYRGRQFLLEPIEITNWPKFSSVQTVGSMYPVKQKRHYFQIRNAESHHLMSIQGGVEEMKSGRVVVAPEVEPMSDIWFYQDGLIKNKLSPVMSLQVMGNVEAGAKLILWNETRQPSQTWTAQMRGRLSSITFPGMVIDVKGGQNYDKEHVVIMPENDERLSQQWELVLLK, encoded by the exons TCCTACTGAACCCCTTACTGGTCCAGTGAACGGATCCAGCTGGGGTGGCAACGTCTTGGACAAGACAAGCTCATCTATATATGCCACTGGACCCAGGTCAAAG GCCCAAGAATTGAGCTACTCTGAGACAGATCTTCATAAGCCCAACAAATTCTCCACATTTTCTTTTGGGCTGCTgaaaaagaggaagaagaaaaaagagggGAATGTATCTCAAAGCACTTCTGGTCTCAATAGCCCTGACATCGATGAGCACGCCGAG agaAATGCAGACCTTCGTCAAATGGTGGATAGTCAGGGCAAGAGAAAAGCCATGCTCAGCCTTTCTCAGCCGGCCCTCGACACCAAAGATAGCTTTGACATCCCatcccctccctccatccattcaAAACTCATCAAATCATACTATGCTctctcacacaaaacacctcagACCACCAAAGCAGGACTTGAGGAACATCTAACAAACGTCTCACCCCTTTCTTTGCACGATAAAGCTAAAATCATTCCGGTTCAAACAGAAGAGAAAGAAAACATTCCAGTAGATGACAAtcgatttgaaagcaatcatACATCAGATTCTCAGCCGAGCAAATCTTCTTCATATCAACCtcctgatgatgtcatcgccGGAAATCTAGCCGAGGAGCCGACACAATCGAACGCAGACATCGACATCTCGATCGAACAGCCATCCATTCGCGAAATGATAGATGGTGAAGCTAATACCACCGAGCCTGTTCCTTCTTCAGAATCTGCTCCGGTCCAACAAGCCGTCTTGTTCCCTCACATCGAGCAAACCCTTCCTGATACCTCCACCAAAACAATCAGCCCGCCCGCCGACCAAGACGTCGTTTATAGCGCTTTGTACGAATCGTTGTTCCCCCGCAGTTTCACCTCGGAAATCCTTTCGTCGCTACCAACAAGTCCTGTTGATATCTCCCACGAATCCAAATCAGAACCTCTTTCATATTTTCAGAAGGAAACAAATATTTATGAGACTCCCTCCCAGCAGACATTTTATTCTTTCGATACCCCTCAGGATTTAATAAATCCCGAATCCCCCCGCAGCTATCTCCCTTCCACTACCTACTATTCCGAACAACTCGACTCGATCAAATTAAACAGTCGATATGAAGAAAGACTCGATTTTAACTCGGCCCCTCCTGTCTTTCAATATGTGACATCCCAAGAGACGGACACTCAAGTTACCGACTCCAAACGAAGGGCGATCCTGGTAAAAGAACTAATCACCGACGAGACGAGTACTGATTCTGGATTTTCCTCTTCCAAACTAAATGAAGTGATTGATTTTAAGATAAAAATGGATGCAGATAACGATTTAGTTTCATCTCCTCCTCCTGGACAGATCGAGACTTATTCGATGCCATGCAGTCCGGTTTATCTAAGTGTGGGATCAGATGACGGGAGCACCATGGATTTATATTTCAGCGCGGAAGAAGACAATATGGAAAGTTTAGATGAGCCGACGCTTATTATGGAGCAAATTGAAGAAGAGGAAAGTTTTCTAGGTCCGTCGGAGATCAGCGACTTTGAGAAGGCGCCGACTGAGTTTCCTCAAGTTGAAGATGGAAATATTGTGGAGTTTGTCACTCAGGTACTGCCGCagatagaagaagaagaattacCGGCCGCACCGGTTCTGCAAGTGAAAACACCAATGGTATGCGAGGTTGCTGCACCCTACAGTagcagggagggggaggggggcgatGAACCCTGGATCAATGTCACCCGAACAGTAGACCGCCTTCATGAAGAAAACCAGCCCATAAATGTGCAAAGTCCACAATTGCTTCCGAATATCACAAGACAGGAAGACTTCTATGAATTTAAAGACACGGCGGTGCAACTTATACCTACTTCAGATATAATTCAAGACAAGAGCCAGGAAAATACATTCACAGAAAACTCTTGTATCGTCTCGAGCACGCTCAGCGCTGAGTTGCAATCAGACGCCACTCCGGTGGAACACAAAAGAGTCACGCAGGAGAGTGAGTGGGTGGATACAATTTCAGAGAGCGCAGGAAACGGCGTGCAGCGAAACCAGGTGGCAGTTGAGCTGTCAGACCTGCAGGTAGACACACAACATCTTCAGAGGGGAACCACAGAGGAACCTTTTGGAACACGGGAGCATCTGATAGAAGCTGACCTTAAACAGCG ATCCCCCACCCCATCTTCTGAAGGCTTTTATGCTGACACCCCCAAGACCCTCGCAGACCAAGAACCAGATGTCGAAATGAATTCGGGCTACAGCAGCCTGAGCAGCAACTTCTCCACGAAAAAATCTCCTCCAGATAAACTGGATGAATCCAGATACCAATTCCGTCAAGTATCCATGCTGCATGACAATGAACCCAAACAGGAGGTGTTGGATTACGGCAGGATGGAGTCCAACGGAACAAGTCtgagtgcagaacatggctggaaAACAACATTTGAGGGTGTCTCGAGATTTACGTCAAAAGAGGAGCCATTGTTTTCAAGTAGTCCAAGTTACAGACTGTCTGATACTTCCTCCAGCAGCACCTACTCCTCAGCTGTTTTCCCCGAGGCAACGTCATACAGCTACACCAGCCAAAGCGAGCTTGGCAGGCAGCCAG CCTTCTCCACAGACGACACGGACGCATCCTGTTTTACCGGCGTGTTCACGGCCACGTTGGTGGAGCTTGACGACCGAGCAGGTTCCTCCTCCACACCCCCGGCCTCGCCTGACGCCAGCCAGTTTGAAATGGACAACCTGGTGGATACCCTGAAGAACATGGGGCCCTCATTGAGACAGAGAAGCGCGAGTCTACGCGGGCCGACCGCCGGCCCCATCTCGGCCTTGCCGCCCATCGTGGAAGACGCCCCCAGCCCCGTGACCTCTGACATCTCCAGTCCTACAAAGAGGTCTCCGTCTTCTGCTTCTGAGGCCCTCAATGGGATTTATAAAATACCTGCTGATCTGGGCCTAAAGAGAAGTGCCTCCAGAGACACGCGCTCACCCTTGGAGTTAATGAAGAAG GAACCTCCTGCAACGAGAGACATGCCCGTCCGAGCATCCGCCACCAAAAGTATTCTCATGAGGCAATCCTCCGACACTTCCGATGAGTACAAATCACTCAACGGAAACTCATCTCAGCAATCATCCTCAAACTCTCGTCTGGACAACAGCTACATCTTTGGAAGTTACAAACCCACCTCGGTGGATCAAACGCAGGAGAATACCAAGTTCCATCGCTCGATGCTCCGCACTGGCTCGTTGCCAGATATGGGTCCTTCTAATCTTCTGAAGGAGCGCAGCGAAATCAACACCAGCACAGACTCATCGTCTCGCTTTGAACGCTTATCTCTTCTCACGAGTTCTCCTCCATCCAGCTTCTCCAGCGTATCCGATGACGCTCGCAAAAGTCTCCCCTCGCACCAAAGCATCTCATCGTTGACCTCGAGCAGCAGCACCGCTCGTCTTCTCAGTCCCACCGGTTCTTTGGAGAATCACCGACTCTTCCCCACCACAGAATCATCCTCTTACTCCAAGTTCGGCCAGACGGTGGGCCAGGGAATCGGCTCAAGTGCGCTCAATACACCTTCTCTGCAAAGGAGCTTCTCTCATGATTCCATGTCAGTGGGCAGCCAACAGAATCCACTGATCAACAACAACCTTCTCAGAGGAGCTCAAGTCCCCAAAGTTGAACCAGAGAGGAATGTCAAATACCGAGCCTTTCCTGATGCCTAT CTCACCAAAGAAAAGGAACATGGAAAGCTCAACCCCCGTCCTGGGAAA ATGTACATTTTTGACCGGCCCGGGATGTGCGGCCAGAGGATCGAGTTGATTAGTGATGTTGTCGACGCCACGTCTTGGGAGCTGCAGGAGACCATTTCCATCAGGGTGGTCAGAGGAGG ATGGGTGCTATATGAAAAACGCAACTTCAAAGGAGAGAAGATCGCCCTGGATGAGGGCGATATCGAGATCACATGTCCTTTTCCGCAatcggaggaggagggggagcagGAGCCCAATAGCCAAAAAGTCACtgaagagaagaagaaggaggaggaacagAACGGGGAACCAAGTgagggagagacaaaagccAAGAGGTTCATCATTGGATCTATTCGAAGAGTAGTGAGG GACTACAGCGTCCCTGAAATCAGTTTATTCCCAGAGGAGAACGCTGAGGGCAAGAAGGTTATCTTCAGAGATACATCAGAGGATGCAAGAATTTTTGGATTCCCCATCAGGGCTAATTCCATCATCATTAATGCCGGACT GTGGCTGGTATTTTCCAAACCCTTTTTCGAGGGCTCACCACGCGTGTTGGAGGTCGGGGGATATTCTAATCCCGCTTCCTGGGCTGTGGAACAACCGTATGTGGGCTCGTTGCATCCACTCAAAATA GGGGAGCCAAGAGTGGAAAACATTGGTGAaccaaag CTTGAGGTTTTCGAAAGGTCCTATTTCACCGGCAAATCAAGGATGCTCACCGGTAATACGAGAGATTTTATGACACGAGTGGACAGGCAGCAGGGTGCCTTCATGTACTCGGTGGGATCCCTGAAAGTGCACGGGGGAAT GTGGGTGGGCTATGAGAAGGAGGGGTATCGAGGCAACCAGTATCTGCTGGAGGAAGGTGAATACCACGACTGGAGGGTGTGGGGAGCCACCAACTCGGAGCTGCGTTCCGTTCGGCTCCTACAAGCT GATTTGAGCGACCCCTTAATGGTGCTGTTCGAGCAgccggaagaggaggagggtgtTGTTGCGCAAGAGGAGAACACCTTCGAAGTGACAGAGGCCATTCCGGATGTTGAATTGTTTGGCTACAAAATTAACACTCGTTCCCTCCAAGTATTCAGCGGCCT GTGGGTCGCGTACTCCCACGTGGACTTCTCTGGTAATCAATACATCCTGGAGAAAGGGTTCTACAGTAATTGTGCCGACTGGGGTTCTCGTGACACTCGCATCTGCTCCGTGCAGCCAAttcgtttg GCTCCAAGTGACGGTAACAGGACCAGAAACGAG ATATTATTATACTCAGAGCCGGAATACAGAGGCAAGTGCCTTATCTTCAACTATAAACAGGAAGCTGCAACTGAAGAATTCCAGATCAAGTCCTGCAGAGTTGTTGGAGGAAG CTGGGTTCTCTATGAGAATAAAGACTTTTCGGGGATCATGTATGTCTTATCAGAAGGAGGCTACAGCACGTTGATAAGCATGGGCTGCACACCAAGCACCTTCATCCGGTCTGTCAAGGCTGTGCCAATG AATTTCTCAGTTCCATCCATCTCATTGTTTGGATTGGAAGGTCTAGAGGGAAGGGAGATCGCAACAGACTCTGAGCTTGTCAACATGGTAGCGGAGGGCTTCAATGACCATGTTCTGTCAGTCAGAGTCAACAGTGGCTG CTGGGTGCTATGTGAGTTTAGCAACTATAGAGGGCGCCAGTTCCTTTTGGAGCCTATCGAAATCACTAACTGGCCCAAGTTCAGCTCTGTGCAGACTGTTGGCTCCATGTATCCAGTCAAGCAG AAGCGCCACTATTTCCAGATCAGAAATGCAGAGAGTCATCACCTCATGTCCATCCAGGGTGGAGTGGAGGAGATGAAGTCCGGACGAGTGGTGGTTGCACCGGAAGTGGAGCCCATGAGTGACATCTGGTTCTATCAGGATGGACTCATCAAGAATAAA CTTTCCCCAGTCATGAGCCTTCAAGTGATGGGCAATGTTGAGGCCGGAGCCAAATTAATTTTATGGAACGAGACCCGGCAACCTTCTCAGACATGGACGGCCCAGATGAGAGGACGACTCAGCAGCATTACGTTCCCCGGAATGGTCATTGATGTCAAAG gtggTCAAAACTATGACAAGGAGCATGTGGTGATTATGCCAGAGAATGACGAGAGGTTAAGCCAACAGTGGGAACTTGTGCTGCTCAAATAA
- the anxa14 gene encoding annexin A2 isoform X2 codes for MSWGTLGTVRPFSGFQPQRDVIQIQKAMEKKDAAPLVRILTNRNNAQRQHIAKIYKDTTQQNLLTGMKKVLSGDLEALMLELMMPPLQHEAYRLQQAMAGLGTDEETLLEILCTRSSKELRDISAAYKEMYKKDLEKEAKGETSGDFAKLIVALINKEDATGFVQKDIESLLASLNEKKADAAPWIDILTSRDLTHLNKVLMGLELESGHMVIPVLEKKFSGDIRLGLTVLVECIQNPDMYLAKRLTGMKAPVVQGIMVSHSEEDLLSIRVAFLKMTGTSLYTTLQKHFKGYHLEALLAICRSED; via the exons ATGTCCTGGGGTACCCTTGGAACTGTGCGACCTTTCTCCGGTTTCCAACCACAAAGAGATGTCATTCAAATCCAAAAAGCAATGGAGAAGAAAG ATGCTGCCCCTCTTGTCCGAATCCTAACAAATCGCAATAATGCTCAAAGGCAGCATATTGCCAAAATATACAAAGACACAACACAACAG AACTTGTTAACTGGCATGAAAAAAGTTCTGTCTGGAGATCTGGAAGCTCTCATGTTGGAATTGATGATGCCTCCCCTGCAGCATGAGGCTTATCGCCTACAACAGGCCATGGCG GGTTTAGGCACAGACGAGGAAACACTTCTGGAAATTCTGTGTACAAGATCAAGCAAAGAGCTTCGGGACATCAGTGCTGCGTATAAAGAAA tgtATAAAAAGGACCTGGAGAAGGAAGCAAAAGGAGAAACCAGTGGAGACTTTGCTAAGCTCATAGTAGCTCTGATCAAT AAAGAAGATGCCACAGGTtttgttcaaaaagacattgag TCTCTTTTGGCATCACTGAACGAGAAAAAAGCTGATGCGGCTCCTTGGATTGATATTCTCACATCGAGAGATTTAACTCATCTTAACAAAG TTCTGATGGGACTGGAACTGGAAAGTGGACACATGGTGATTCCAGTTCTGGAGAAAAAATTCTCCGGGGATATTCGTCTGGGTTTGACTGTTCTAG TGGAGTGCATTCAAAACCCTGACATGTACCTTGCCAAAAGATTAACCGGCATGAAG GCACCAGTAGTGCAAGGCATAATGGTGTCCCACAGTGAGGAAGATCTACTAAGTATCAGAGTGGCGTTTCTTAAAATGACGGGAACTTCTCTCTACACGACCCTGCAG AAACATTTCAAAGGATATCATTTAGAAGCTCTGTTGGCCATCTGTCGATCTGAAGATTAA
- the LOC137839700 gene encoding uncharacterized protein, producing the protein MKNLIVGFCIVALLARVQVTMTQTTPNANTNTPTQTQSSPATMSSAVTSSMTTSKTNTGSSVTTSMAYTGSSVATSTATTRPPVATSMATTRPPVATSTATTRPPVATSMATTRPPVATSMATTRPPVATSMATTRPPVATSMATTRPPVATSMATTRPPVMTSMATTGPPVMTSMATTGPPDMTSMATTESTPDMTSMATTMSSTVTTTTTTTSATTPTKTTTHNRGSGVVRSLQLLGVSLFLSVVCT; encoded by the exons ATGAAGAATTTGATTGTGGGATTTTGCATTGTGGCACTCCTGGCAAGg GTTCAAGTCACAATGACTCAGACCACACCCAACGCTAACACGAATACCCCAACGCAAACCCAATCCAGTCCAGCTACAATGTCATCGGCTGTGACAAGCTCCATGACAACCTCCAAGACAAACACTGGATCTTCTGTCACGACCTCCATGGCATACACCGGATCTTCTGTCGCGACCTCCACGGCAACCACCCGACCTCCTGTTGCGACCTCCATGGCAACCACCCGACCTCCTGTCGCGACCTCCACGGCAACCACCCGACCTCCTGTCGCGACCTCCATGGCAACCACCCGACCTCCTGTCGCGACCTCCATGGCAACCACCCGACCTCCTGTCGCGACCTCCATGGCAACCACCCGACCTCCTGTCGCGACCTCCATGGCAACCACCCGACCTCCTGTCGCGACCTCCATGGCAACCACCCGACCTCCTGTCATGACCTCCATGGCAACCACTGGACCTCCTGTCATGACCTCCATGGCAACCACCGGACCTCCTGACATGACCTCCATGGCAACCACCGAATCGACTCCTGACATGACCTCTATGGCAACAACAATGTCTTCTACTGTCACCACCACAACAACGACGACTTCAGCCACAACACCAACCAAAACAACCACGCACAATCGGGGAAGTGGAGTAGTACGTTCGCTGCAGTTGCTCGGGGTCTCACTCTTTCTTAGTGTCGTTTGCACATGA